ACGTGCGCCAGAACAGGGAGTAGACCAGCGCGGGAAAGACCGCCGACGCGGAAAGGTTCACCACGATGATGATCAGGAAGTCGATGGGGAACTCGTGCAGGGCGGCGGACATCGTCAGTGCCAGGACGCAGAGGGCGATGATGACCGGACGAAGCAGCCATGCTTCCTTGGTCTCGGCGTCGATGCGCCTGCCGTGTGCCAGTCCGTCGTGCACGGTGGAGACGGCAGCGGCGAAAGTCGCACTCGTCACGGTCGAGAGCACCGCGAGGAAAGTGACACACGCCATCACGGTGATGAGGACGACCCGTACTGTCGAGCCGTAGGGAAACAGGTCCGCGGCCATGAGGATCACGGCGGACTGCCCGTTGCCGTCGATCGCCGTGACGTCCAGGCCCTCCAGCATGGCCGCCGTCGCGAAACCCGCCGCGATCAACAGGAAGACGATCACACCTCCCAGCCCCGCCGCGATGCTCATGGAGCGTCGCGCCGAGCGCCCGGAGCGGGACGCGGCCACACGCAGGACCAACGGGGGCAGCACGGCCATGCCGAGAACCTCGACGATGTTGTCGCCGAACCTGTCGAGCCCTGCGACGCTCGTCGTGTAGACCCACATGCCGGGGGCCATGTATCTGTCCGGATCACTGCTCCCGCGCGCCGCGGACGCGAGCAGTCGTTCCGGGTTCCACCCGAACCTGGCGAGGGCCAGCAGCGTGATCGCCGCAAGCACCAGGATGGTCAGGGGCACCTTGACCATCTGTATGACACTGATTCCGCGCAGATCGGCCACCGAGGCGAAGCAGGCGACGAGGACGCCCATCAGCACCGTGCACACCACCTGGGCCCCGGGCGTCGACATGCCGATCAGCAGAGCCGCGCTGAGACCGGCGGCGCGCAGCTGGATCAGGAGCACGGGGATCGCGATGACCAGGGTCACCACGGCCGCGGCGATGCGGGGCGCCGCCCCTGACGCCCGCAGGGAGAAGAGACCGCCCAACGTGTAACGACCGCTGTTCCGGATCCTCTGCGCCAGCAGCAGCATCACCCCCATCGACATCATGATCTGGACCCCGAAGGAGATCCCGTCGTAGCCGTACAGGGTGACGGTCGCGGGGATGGTCAGCAGTGTGGCGATCGAGAGCCACTCGCCCGCCAGGGCGACTCCGTTGAAGACCGGGGAGAGAGAACGGTCGGCGATGTAGAGCCTTTCCGGATGGTCCTCCTGACCGGCGGAGAGCGTGAAGAGCCACAGCATCGACAATCCGACGCACACCAGGAAGGCGACGATCACGGGGCCTCTGGCATCGGAACCGATCGGGACGATCACGCCCTCACCGCTGAACGTGTCCGAGATGAAAGTCCGCAAGGTCATCGCTTCACCGCCAGGGCCCATGAGCGGGAGAAGCGACCGGCGTCTCGGACTGATCCATGCCGAGCCTCAGAGAATTCTCGACAGGATCGCACAGGCGCGTGGCGCACGTTTCGTACCGCCAGGCAGCGCCGATGAACAGGACGACCTGGAGGATGGCGAACAGGATACCCAGGGTGAATCGTCCGTGAAGCGACGTGCCGGGTATGTCCGTGAACGAGCCCAGGGTGCTGATGCCGAAGGGAACCGCATTGACGAGGAAGAAGGAGCGCTGCGTGCTGCGGATGGCATCGCGGAGGCTTTCACGGTGTCGCGGAGAGGAGCCGTCCGAGTAGTGCGACCTCGGAGGGGACTGGGGATGCACGGATACCTCCGGCGAGTACGGGTAGGTGGCTGCGGCGTGCAGCATCGAGGCGGCGCGGGGACCAGGGAACGGGCTCGTCACCGCAACGTGGATCAGGTGAAGGCGGGAATCTCCGCAGGCACGGCCCGTACGTGGGAGTCCCTGACGACCTGCACGATGGGCAGGTCGTCAGGGACTGCACTCACGCGATGCGCGTCCGCGGCGCCGAAACCCCGGTGGCGTCGGCGCTCCGGCAGAAGAACTCACGGGGTCCGAGGACGGACGGGCCGGCGCAGGACACTGGAGGTCCTCACCGTTGACGCCGCAGTGGGTGGCCGGACTCGCCCTACGGACGTGGTGATCAGGTGGTGATCTCCTCGACGACGACCTCCACGACCTCGGCCGGGCGCTCACCGTCGGAGCTGTGGCGCGCGTATCGGGCCAGGTCGTCGAAGAAGGTGCGGGCGTCGATGACCTCGGGGCCGTGGACGCCCGGCCGGTCGACCCGACCCCGCGCCGCCATCAGTGTCGCCACGGCCAGGGGGATGCCGGTCATGGTCGCCATGCTGTCGTCGGGTACGACGAGGGGCCTGGCGCCGACCCGTACGCGCTTGCCGTTCCTGGTGCCCTCGGCGACGGCGAAGAGCACCGGCAGGGACGGCGCGGGACCCGCCGCGGATCCCATCGTGTTCGGTTCGAGAACCAGGGCCTGGCTCGCCTCGGCCACATCGAGCTCACCGGAGCGGACCCGGTCCGCCGTGCGGATCACCGCCTCCATCAGCCGCGGACGGGACGACATGAGGTTGAGGGACTCCCGCACGCCGTCGCGGTACCGGGGGAGGGTCAGCGGCTCGGGATGACCGCAGACCCAGACCGGGGACTCTCCCCGTCCCGGGTAGCTGATCGTGCGCTCCTCGAGCGGCTGGGCGTCGGCGAGACCGCCGTCGCGCCACGCCTTGATCGTCGCAGTGCAGTTGTGGATCCAGTGCTCCACCGCCGCGGAGGACCGCACGTCGGTGTCGACCTCGGCACGCTGGAATCCGGAGGCGCGCCAGGAGGTGTAGATCGTCTCCACCGCCTCGCACTCGTCCATGGCCAGGACGCCGAGGAGGTTGCTGATGCCGGGGCTCGCGCCGACTCCGACCACCGCCGTGATGCCGGCCTCGCGTGCGTCGGCGTCGAGATCGAGCATCTCGAGAGTCGGCTCGAAGTCGTCACAGATGTCGAGGTAGTGCGTCCTTGTCGCGATCGCGGCACGCAGAACGAGCGGACCGAACTGGTAGAACGGCCCCGCCGTGTTGAGTACGAAGTCGACATCGGCGAGCGCGCCGGCGAGCCCGTCCGCGTCGTAGATGTCCAGCGCGAGCGGTTTCGCCCGAGGGCCGAGCTCGTCGGCCAGTGCCTTGGCGGCCTGTTCGTTCCTGTCGGCGATGAGGACCTCGGCGATCTCCTCGGCGCCGGCCAGCACTCGGCAGGCGTGGGCGCCCATCTCTCCCGCGCCGCCCGTGACGAGGACTCGCTTTCCTGTGCGGTGTTCAGCAGCCATCGTGGGTCTCACTCTCCTGTTTGTCGGCGGAAGTCGGGTCCTGGAGACGGTCGGGAGACGCGTGCTCGATGTCGGCGTCGAGCGCAGCACGCTCGCTCGCGGTGAGCGGCCGTGAGCGGCGAGCCTCGACGTCCCAGGCCACGAGCGTCGCTTCGGAGCGGTTGCGGACAGTGCCCGCGGCGTCGAGGAGCAGCTCCGCCAGGTCGAAACTCGAGCGGCCCACGCGCACCGGCCGCATGACGACCTGCAGCGGGCCGTCCTCCTCGAGGATCTCCCTGAGGTACTCCATCCGGTGCGAGGCCACGACGTACGCGGGCGCGCGGGTCCGCCAACGGTCGCGCAGGTACTCCATCCGCGCCTGTTCGAAGGCCTTGGGGTAGACGGCGGCGGTCAGGTGGCCCAGGTAGTCGAAGTCGTACGTCCACGGGTGCACCGTCGTTGTCCAGCTCATGGCGTGGTCCAGGTCAATGCGATCTCCAGGGTCTTGACATCGGATGCGCGAGAACCGTTTTATATCAAGCGTCTGAAATAAGAAACCCCTCCCGCCCGATCGATGAAGGGACCACCCCGTGAATGACGTCGGCAGGTGTCGGCCGCCCGCGGTCGACCGCGTCAGCCCGGTTGACGATTTGTTGCGTGCGGTCGCCCAGGACGCCGACCGCACGGTGCTGCGGTCCCGCAGTGAGGTCCTCTCCGTGGGGGAGCTGGCCGACCGGGCGCGCCGCGTGGCTGTGGCGCTCGGGCGACGCGGCGTATCAGCGGGGGACCGCGTGGCGCTGGTCAGCGGCAACTCGATCGACCGGGTCGTATGGATGTTCGGCATCTGGTGGCTCGGAGCGGTCGAGGTGTCGGTCAACGTCGAGCTGCGCGGCCCGATGCTGGCGCATGTCCTGACCGACTCCGACCCCAGCCTGATCGTCTGTCAGGACGGACTCCTGGAGCAGGTCCGCGACGCGGCGGTCGGGGACGTCCTGCCCATGAGCGCGCTGACGGCGGAGCCGGTCGACCGTGTGGCCCGGGAGGAACTCGACGCGGCGCAGCGCGGATTCGGTCCCGGCGAACTCGCGACCATCCTCTACACGTCGGGGACGACCGGTCCGGCCAAAGGCGTGATGCTCCCGCGTGCCTACTTCTCGAACCTGGCCGAGGTCTGGACCGACCGGCTCGGCCTCAGCGCCGATGACATCGGCTACTTCCCGCTGCCGTTCTTCCATGTGGACGGTCACGTCCAGCTCACGGCGTGCTTGCAGTCGGGCGGCTCGATGGCCTTCCGCGAGCGGTTCTCCGTCTCGGAGTACTTCACCGACGTCAGTCGCTTCGGAGCGACCTGGGCGACGGGGGTGGGATCGATGCTCTCGATGCTGGCCCAGGCGGAGTTGCCCGAGCCGGTCCCGCGCCACCTCACCCGGCTGGTCGGGGCGCCGGTTCCGCAGATCGCCTACGAGACGTTCGAGGACCGGCTCGGCATCCCGGTCCTGACGCTCTTCGGCCAGACCGAGTGCGACGGCATCGCGATGGACAGCGCCGAGCAGCGACGCCGCGGTGCGGCGGGACGGACGCACGAAGCGATCGAGGTGCAGGTGGTCGATGCGAATGACCGACCGGTTCCCGTGGGCGAGACGGGCGAGATCCTCTACCGCCCGCGCGGACCGCACCTCACGGCCCTGGGGTACTGGCGCCGACCCGAGGCGACGGTCGAGGCGTGGCGCAACCTGTGGTTCCACACCGGCGACTCCGGCCATCTCGACGCCGAGGGCTTCCTCTACTTCGACGGGCGCCGGACGGACAGCTTCCGCCGACGCGGCGAGAACATCTCGGTGTGGGAGCTGGAGCACAGCCTGAACCTGGCCGCCGGCGTCCGGGAGTGCGTGGCCATCGCCGTCCGTGACGAGCACGGCGGCGAGGACGAGATCAAGGTCTTCGTCGTCCCGGAAGGGGAGGCCCTGGTGCTCGAGGAGTTCATCGAACACTGCCGCAAGGTGCTTCCCCGATTCGCCGTGCCGCGCTACCTGACGGTGACCGACGGCTCCGAATTCATCCGCAGCGCCGGGACCGGTGTGGTCCAGAAACACCTGCTCTCCCGCGACATCACGTCGCCCGACGTCATGGAAGTGCCCCGATGAACACACCCGGTGGATTCAACTGGCCGGACGCCCTGTCCGAGTTCGACGAACGCCGCGCCCGGGCCCGCCGGCTCGGCGGCGAGCGGCGGGTGGCACGCCAGAAGGAACAGGGCCGCTACACGATTCGCGAGCGCATCGACGCCATTGCCGACAGTTTCAGCGAGATCGGCGAGTTCGCCGTCTTCGAGGAGTACGACGCGCTCGGCAACAGGATCGGCACCCTTCCCGCGAGCTACGTCTGCGGTCTCGCGCGCGTGGACGGCCGACCCGTGGCCCTGGGAGGGGAGGACTTCACGGTACGCGCCGGTGCTCCGCAGTCCTACCTCGACCGCATGAAGGGCGGGATGGGAGGTTTCGTCGAGGACCTCGCCCACGAGTACAAGATCCCGCTCATGATGTTCGTGGAAGGCATCGGCGGAGACGTCGCGGCCCAGGAGGGCAAGGGACACGCCTACCTCACCAGTTCCATGAGCTGGACCCGCTCGTTCGAACTCCTCGACGAGGTGCCGGTCCTGACCATGGTGAGCGGCGCCGCCGTGGGAGCCAGCGCGGCGCGGGCCGTGGCCAGCCACTTCTCGGTGATGACCAAGGACTCCGTGATCTTCGCCGGGGGGCCTCCGCTGGTGAAGCGCGCACTGGGCATCGACATCGACAAGCACGAGCTGGGCGGTGGACCCGCCGCGACCGGCTGCGGCGCCGTCGACAACCTGGCGCGGGACGAGGACGACGCGATGGCCCAGATGCGCGCGGTGCTGGGCTACTTGCCGCAGAACGTCTGGCAGCTCCCGCAGCGCACAGCCTGCGACGATCCCGTCGACCGCCGTGCGCCGGAGCTCCTCGACATCATCCCCGAGAACCGGCGGCAGGCCTATCGCGCGGCCAAGGTGATCAATGCCGTGGTCGACGAGGGCTCGTTCTTCGAGATCGGCTCCAGGTGGGGCAAGAGCCTGGTCACCGGTCTCGCCCGGATCGACGGGATGCCGATCGGTGTCCTCGCGAGCAACCCGCAGCACCTCGGTGGGGCGATGGACGCCGCCGCGGCCGAGAAGCAGGTGCGGCTGATGAATCTCTGCAACACCTTCCACCTCCCGGTCCTCTACTTCGTCGACGTTCCCGGGTTCATGGTCGGTCCGCAGGCGGAGCGGGCCAACGTCATGCGATGGGGAGTCCGCGCGATCCGGTCGGTCGTCGAGGCGACGGTGCCCATCATCACGGTGCAGGTGCGCAAGGCGTACGGCCTGGCCGTCTCCGCGACCGCCAACCCGGACCGGCTCGGGCTGCGTCTGGCCTGGCCCAGCGGCGAGTGGGGCGACCTTCCGATCGAAGGAGGTGTGGAGGCCGCCTACCGGCGCGAGATCGAGGCCGCGGAGGATCCCGACCGGATGCGGGCGGAGATCGAGGCCCGCATGCACTCCCTCGTCGATCCCTGGCGGACCGTCGAGGCGTTCGGCGTGGAGCACATGATCGACCCGCGCGAGACCCGAGAGGTCGTGGCCTCGTTCCTCGACGCCGGTCAGGGAGCGCTTGCCGCTGCCGTGAACCCGGTGGGTCAGGACAGGAGCCGTCGCCGATGAGCCCCACCAGGTGCGACGTGACCACCCTCAGCAAGGAGGAGAACAATCATGAATGAGATAGCGGCCGACTGTGCGGCGACGGTGTGGAAGGTCGTCGCGGCACCGGGGGACCAGGTCAGGGAGGGCGACGTGCTGCTCATCCTCGAGTCGATGAAGATGGAGATCCCGATCGAGGCCGAGGACGACGGCGTCGTGGCGGAGATCCACGTGGGCGAGGGAGCCGTCGTCGCCGACGGCGACCTCCTCGTGACGATGGAGGGCTGAGCTCATGTTCGACAAGGTCCTCGTGGCGAACCGGGGCGAGATCGCCGTACGCGTCATCACGACCCTGCGGCGTCTCGGCATCGCGAGCGTCGCCGTCCACTCCGACGTCGACGCCGGCAGCCTGCACGTCCGGATGGCCGACGAGAGCGTGCCCATCGGCGCCGCCCCGGTGGCGGAGAGCTACCTGAGGTTCGATCGCATCATCGAGGCGGCCCTCGCCACCGGTGCCCAGGCGATCCATCCCGGCTACGGCCTGCTGTCCGAGAACCCGGAGTTCGCCCGCGCGTGCGCGGCTGCCGGCCTGGTGTTCATCGGTCCGAGCCCCGAGTCGATGGAGATGATGTCGTCGAAGATCCAGGCCCGAGTGACGATGACGGCGGCTGGTGTCCCCGTCGTTCCGGGGGGTACCGACCCGATCCATCCCGGACCCGAGGCGTTCGCGACGGCGGAGGCGATCGGCTATCCCGTCGCCGCCAAGGCGGCGAGCGGCGGGGGCGGGAAGGGGTTCCGCGTGGCCCGCGGACCCGACGAGCTCGCCGCCGCGGTGGAGGGGGCGTCGGGTGAGGGCGAGCGCTTCTTCGGAGATCCCACGGTCTATCTGGAGCGCTACCTCGACAACCCCCGTCATGTCGAAGTGCAGATCATCGCCGACACGCACGGCAACGTAGTTCACCTGTTCGAGCGGGACTGCTCGGTGCAGCGCCGGCACCAGAAGCTGGTCGAGGAGGCGCCCTGTCCGCTGCTCACGGACGCCCAGCGCGCACACCTCGGGGAGATCGCGGTGCGGGCGGCGCGAGCCGCCGACTACCACTCCCTCGGCACGGTCGAGGGACTGCTCGTCGGCGACGACTTCTACTTCCTCGAGATGAACACCCGCATCCAGGTCGAGCACCCCGTGACCGAGCTCGTCACCGGTCTCGATCTGGTGGAGGAGCAGATCCGCATCGCGGCCGGCGAACCGCTGGGCTTCGGGCAGTCCGACGTGCGGGTCGACGGCCACGCGATCGAGTGCCGGATCAACGCCGAATCGGCCGCCAAGAACTTCCGTCCCGCCCCGGGCCGGATCGAGCGGTTCGTCGCACCGGTAGGAGACGGAGTGCGGGTCGACACCGGTGTCGCCGACGGAGACGCCGTCCACCCCTACTACGACCCGATGATCGCCAAGGTGATCACCTGGGGCGAGGACCGCCGAGCGGCCACCGAGGCGATGCGCAAGGCCCTCGACGACATCGTGGTCGCGGGCCTGCCGACGCTGATCCCGTTCCATCGCGCACTCCTCGCGAGTGAGGAGTGGGAACGCGCGAGCACCTGCCGAGAGCTGGTCGAGGACCGGGCCTGGTTGAAGTCCACCGACGCCTGGGCCGACAGTTCCGGGTGACCGGTGCAAAGTGCACCACTGGGCTTCCGGTGACGCCCCAAGTGTGCGTGGCGCGGGCCCGAGCCGTTGCCGAATCATGTGGCTACCGGGTCGGGCGAATCGGCCCAGCGGATCGAGTTCAGGAGCCACTCCATGGCCGGCACCAGCGTCCTTGCAGCCGCCGGGTCGCGGCGGCCGGCCGGTCCTGCCCGGAGGGATTCGCGGAACGAGGCCCGTCGGGGCTCAGTGATCCACCGCGTCGAGAGTGCTCATCGCGAGGGCGGATTCGACCCACGTCCGGACCGGGGGCGAGGCGGTGGGATCGTCGCCCTGCCAGAGGTTCGAACCGAGCACCGCATAGCTGGCGTAGCCGTCGATGAGCGCCACCAGGTGGTCACCGATCTCCCTCGCCCGGGACATGGGCAGGTCGCGGAAGACCAGCGCCGCGCGCACGTGGGTCTCGACGGTCGAGCGCCACGACCTGAGATAGTTGATCATCTCCTGCCCCAGTTTCTCCGGGGAACTCGCCGCCTCCGCGTAGAAGAACAGGGTGATCCGGCCGAAAGCCACCGACGGCCCGTCGAGCGGTATCTGCGCGGTGAGTACGCGAACCAGTCGCTCGACCGGGTCGAGCCCCGTGTCGTCCGCGATCGTGGCCAGCCGGCGGCCGGAGAGCCAGAACGCGTGTCGGAAGGCCAGTCGCAACAGGTCGTCCCGACCGCCGACGTAGTGATTCAGCACGCCGGTTGACCAGCCGCTGCGGTCCGCGACCTCCCGCAGGGTGACGCCCGAAACGCCCTCCTCGGCGACGATCGCGAGGACGGCGTCAGCGATCTCAGCACGCCGTTGGCGGTGGTCGACGATCTTCGGCATGACGCTATTTAAACACAACCGATTGAGTTAAATACCGACTCTGCAAGGAGCGCGCTCATGACCACGACCGGCTCGTCCGCCAGGCGCGACGACATCGATGCGCTGATCATCGGCGCGGGCCCATCCGGCGTCACCGCTGCCCGGCTGCTGGCCGAGAGCGGGTTCCGCGTGACCGTTCTGGAACAGGGCGACTGGCCCGACGTCGCCGACTACCCCAGCGACAAGCCCGAACGGGACCTGCTCATCGCCGGCCCCTGGAACCCCAACCCCAACCACCGCCACCGGCCGAGCGACTACCCCGTCAACGACTCCGACTCCGACGTGCACCCGCTGATGTTCAACGGGGTCGGCGGCAGCAGCGTCCTGTTCTGGGCGGAGTGGCCCCGGATGATCCCGTCCGACTTCCGGGTCCGCACCCTGGACGGCATCGCCGACGACTGGCCCCTGACCTACGAGGACCTGCAGCCCTACTACGAGGCCGTCGACGAGATGATCGGCGTCTCGGGACTGGGCGGCAACGTCGCCTACCCGCCCGGCTACGTGCCTCCCCAACCGCCGCTCCCCATCGGCCGCATCGGCCGGCTCGCCGCCGAAGGCATGAACAAGCTGGGCATCGGCTGGTGGCCCGGCACCTCGGCGATCCTGTCGCAGAGCACCGGCTCCCGAGGGGCGTGCGCGCGGTGGGGGACGTGTGGGAGCGGCTGTCCCGAGGGGGCGAAGGCCTCCTTCGACGTGGCCATGTGGCCCGGTGCGCTGGCGGCTGGTGTCAACCTGGTGACCGGGGCGCGGGTCAGGGAGATCACCGTCTCCGACCAGGGCCTCGCGACCGGCGCCACCTGGGTCGACCGCGAGGGAGCCGAGAGGCACACGTCCGCGCCGGTGGTGATCGTGTGCGCCAACGGGGTGGGCACGCCCCGCCTGCTCCAGCTGTCCACCTCTCCGCTGTTCCCGGACGGACTGGCGAACTCCTCCGGCTACGTCGGGCGCAATCTGATGATGCACCCGGTGGCGACGGTCCTGGGCGAGTACGAGCAGGAGCTCGAGCCCTGGCTCGGGCCGGAGAGCCACCCGGTCTGGTCCATGCACTTCGCGGAGACGGACCTCAGCCGCGGTTTCCACCGCGGCGCCAAGTGGACGGCTGTCGTGCTGCAGGGGCCGGTGGGCCTGCTCCAGCGGTTCGCGGAGCTGCCGCTCGCCGAGCGCAGCGGTCCGGCCGGGCACGCCCTCGTCGAACGCCTGCACGGCAGATCGTTCGAGATCTCGGCCTCGATCGAGGACCTGCCCGACCTCGACAACAGGGTGACCCTCGACCCGGACCTCGTCGACAGCGACGGCATCCCGGCACCGAAGATCCACTACAGGATGTCGGACGAGAGCCGGCGTGCCCTCGACTGGAACCTGGACCGCATCGTCGAGGTCCACGAGGCCGCCGGCGCCATCTCCACCAAGCGCGTGGACTTCGCTGGCGAGACCGGATGGCACCTGCTCGGCACCGCCCGCTGCGGCAACGATCCTGCCACGTCGGTGGTCGATGGCTACGGACGGTCCCACGACGTCCCCAACCTCTACATCTTCGACGGCAGCGTCTTCGTGACGTCCTCGGCGGTGAATCCGACGCCGACGATCACCGCCTTCGCCCTCCGTGCCACCGAGCACCTGATCGAGACCGCTGCTTCCCAAAGGACTCCGCTGTGATCGCTTTTCCCGACGACCGCACCCGTTCCGGAGCGGCGCGCCTCGCCGACCTCTGGTTCCCCGGGAGCGCGCGGTCGCCCCGGATGACCGCGCTGCCCGGTTACGAAGCCCTCCTGAGGCGCGCCCTCCAGGCCGATCCGGAGCTGTCCGAGGCCTTCTTCCAGGCCGCCGAGCTGGCCGCCGAGGCCGATGAGCTCACGGCCGACGTGGTCGCGGGCTGGCCGGTGGAGCTCGCCGAGGCGGCCTTCTACTTCCTCAGCAGCACCTACTACATGGCGCCCGAGGCACGACGGGCGGTCGGCTATCCCGGCCAGGCCCGTACGCCCTCCGCGGAGGCCACGCCGGACCAGCTGGTCGACGACGCCCTGCTCGCACCCGTGCTCGCGCTCGGCCCGACCTACATCCCCACCCCCAGCACCGACCGAAGGAACAGCACATGACCCCCGAGCAGATCCTGGCGGATGCGCAGCGGCGCATCGACGGCCTGGCACCGGCCCACCACATCGGCGGAACCTTCGTCGAGAGCACGGGCTCGGAGACGATCGAGGTGACGAATCCCGGCACCGGCACACGGCTGGGGGCCGCGGTCAGTGGCACCGCGGCCGATGTCGACACCGCGGTCGCGACGGCCCGCAGGGCGCTGCCCGGCTGGGCACGACTGACACCCGGCGCCCGAGCCGAGCTGCTGTTCCGGTTCGCGGACGCCATCGACGAGCACGCCGAACTGCTGGCAGGGCTGGAGGCGCTCAACGTCGGCAAGTCCTACGCCTATGCGGCGTACGAGATCCCCCTCATCTCCGACTGCTTCCGGTTCATGGCCGGCGCCGCGCGTACTGCCCAGGCACCGGCGCCCGGCCAGTACGCCGAGGGCCATCTGTCCTACATCCGGCGCGAACCCGTCGGCGTGATCGGCGCGATCACGCCGTGGAACTTCCCCCTCCTGATGGCCGCATGGAAGATCGCTCCGATACTCGCGGCGGGCAACACCCTCGTGCTCAAGCCGTCCGTGCTCACCCCCCTCAGCACCCTGATCCTCGCCGACCTCGCGTCGGGCATCCTGCCGGACGGCGTGCTCAACGTCGTCACGGGCAAAGGCACCACCGTCGGTCATGCGATGAGCCACCACGACGGCATCGACATGATGGCGCTGACCGGCGGCGTCGGCTCGGGACGGCAGGTCGCGGAAGGCGCGGCGGCCACGGTCAAGCGACTCCACCTCGAACTCGGCGGCAAGGCACCCGTGGTGGTGTTCCCGGACGCGGACCTGGACCTCCTCGTGTCGACCCTGGTGGCGACCGGATACGGCAACGCGGGCCAGGACTGCGGCGCGGCGACGCGGGTGATCTGTCACGAGGACGTGCGGGACCGGCTCCTCGAAGCCCTCGCCACGGCCGCGGGCGAACTCCGCAGCGGAAACGCCGCGTCGGGCGAGGAGTTCGAGCTCGGCCCCTTGATCAGCGCAGCCCATCGCGACCGCGTCGCCGCCATGGTGGAACGGGCGCGCAAGGACGGCGCCCGGGTCGTCCTCGGCGGCGAGGTGCCCGAGGGCCCCGGCTTCTTCTACCCGGCGACGATCCTCGCCGACGTCGCCTCCGGTTCGGAGATGTCGCGCGAGGAGGTCTTCGGGCCGGTGATCTCGGTGGAGACCTACTCCACCGATGCCGAGGCGCTGGCCAAGGCCAACGACGTCGAGTACGGCCTCGCGGCATCCGTGTGGACCAAGGACCAGGCCCGGGCCCTTCGCTTCACCGAGGACCTGGCCTTCGGCTCGGTCTGGGTCAACACCCACCTCAACTTCACCAACGAGATGCCGTGGGCCGGTTTCGGGAAGTCCGGTTACGGCCGCGACAACTCCACGTACGCCCTCGACGACTACACCCGCACCAAGCACGTGATGCTCCCGGTCGGGGAACCGCTCGACGCCTGATCACGGCGCTCACGGGGGCCTGGTGCACTCTGCACCAGGCCCCGCTCCAGAACACCACGGATGTGCGTGGCCTCGGCCGACCGCACTGACACAGCATGACGAAGCGGGCCGAGGGACCGGCCCGTGCAGAACGAAACGAGGAGTCTTCCATGGCCGGTACCAATGCCCCTCCCGAGTCCGCCGACATCGTCATCATCGGAGCCGGCGTGTCCGGCGTGGGATCGGCGTGCTACCTGCGCAACGCCTTCCCGGACAAGAAGATCGTCGTCCTCGAAGGACGCGGCCGCATCGGTGGCACCTGGGACCTCTTCCGCTATCCCGGCGTCCGTTCCGACTCCGAACTCCACACCTACGGATACGAGTTCAAGCCCTGGAGCCATGAGCACGCGATCGCGGACGGGCACCTGATCCGCGAGTACATCGAGGAGACCGC
The DNA window shown above is from Streptomyces vietnamensis and carries:
- a CDS encoding sodium:solute symporter family transporter, translating into MTLRTFISDTFSGEGVIVPIGSDARGPVIVAFLVCVGLSMLWLFTLSAGQEDHPERLYIADRSLSPVFNGVALAGEWLSIATLLTIPATVTLYGYDGISFGVQIMMSMGVMLLLAQRIRNSGRYTLGGLFSLRASGAAPRIAAAVVTLVIAIPVLLIQLRAAGLSAALLIGMSTPGAQVVCTVLMGVLVACFASVADLRGISVIQMVKVPLTILVLAAITLLALARFGWNPERLLASAARGSSDPDRYMAPGMWVYTTSVAGLDRFGDNIVEVLGMAVLPPLVLRVAASRSGRSARRSMSIAAGLGGVIVFLLIAAGFATAAMLEGLDVTAIDGNGQSAVILMAADLFPYGSTVRVVLITVMACVTFLAVLSTVTSATFAAAVSTVHDGLAHGRRIDAETKEAWLLRPVIIALCVLALTMSAALHEFPIDFLIIIVVNLSASAVFPALVYSLFWRTFNRRGLLWSVYGGLLSCLALTIASPPISGNSFALFPDADFNWYPLQTTGLISVPAAFLLGWLGSRNGQGNSEHDSPHIEHLILTGREAEPKAEAPRE
- a CDS encoding acyl-CoA carboxylase subunit beta; protein product: MNTPGGFNWPDALSEFDERRARARRLGGERRVARQKEQGRYTIRERIDAIADSFSEIGEFAVFEEYDALGNRIGTLPASYVCGLARVDGRPVALGGEDFTVRAGAPQSYLDRMKGGMGGFVEDLAHEYKIPLMMFVEGIGGDVAAQEGKGHAYLTSSMSWTRSFELLDEVPVLTMVSGAAVGASAARAVASHFSVMTKDSVIFAGGPPLVKRALGIDIDKHELGGGPAATGCGAVDNLARDEDDAMAQMRAVLGYLPQNVWQLPQRTACDDPVDRRAPELLDIIPENRRQAYRAAKVINAVVDEGSFFEIGSRWGKSLVTGLARIDGMPIGVLASNPQHLGGAMDAAAAEKQVRLMNLCNTFHLPVLYFVDVPGFMVGPQAERANVMRWGVRAIRSVVEATVPIITVQVRKAYGLAVSATANPDRLGLRLAWPSGEWGDLPIEGGVEAAYRREIEAAEDPDRMRAEIEARMHSLVDPWRTVEAFGVEHMIDPRETREVVASFLDAGQGALAAAVNPVGQDRSRRR
- a CDS encoding saccharopine dehydrogenase family protein codes for the protein MAAEHRTGKRVLVTGGAGEMGAHACRVLAGAEEIAEVLIADRNEQAAKALADELGPRAKPLALDIYDADGLAGALADVDFVLNTAGPFYQFGPLVLRAAIATRTHYLDICDDFEPTLEMLDLDADAREAGITAVVGVGASPGISNLLGVLAMDECEAVETIYTSWRASGFQRAEVDTDVRSSAAVEHWIHNCTATIKAWRDGGLADAQPLEERTISYPGRGESPVWVCGHPEPLTLPRYRDGVRESLNLMSSRPRLMEAVIRTADRVRSGELDVAEASQALVLEPNTMGSAAGPAPSLPVLFAVAEGTRNGKRVRVGARPLVVPDDSMATMTGIPLAVATLMAARGRVDRPGVHGPEVIDARTFFDDLARYARHSSDGERPAEVVEVVVEEITT
- a CDS encoding AMP-binding protein; the encoded protein is MRAVAQDADRTVLRSRSEVLSVGELADRARRVAVALGRRGVSAGDRVALVSGNSIDRVVWMFGIWWLGAVEVSVNVELRGPMLAHVLTDSDPSLIVCQDGLLEQVRDAAVGDVLPMSALTAEPVDRVAREELDAAQRGFGPGELATILYTSGTTGPAKGVMLPRAYFSNLAEVWTDRLGLSADDIGYFPLPFFHVDGHVQLTACLQSGGSMAFRERFSVSEYFTDVSRFGATWATGVGSMLSMLAQAELPEPVPRHLTRLVGAPVPQIAYETFEDRLGIPVLTLFGQTECDGIAMDSAEQRRRGAAGRTHEAIEVQVVDANDRPVPVGETGEILYRPRGPHLTALGYWRRPEATVEAWRNLWFHTGDSGHLDAEGFLYFDGRRTDSFRRRGENISVWELEHSLNLAAGVRECVAIAVRDEHGGEDEIKVFVVPEGEALVLEEFIEHCRKVLPRFAVPRYLTVTDGSEFIRSAGTGVVQKHLLSRDITSPDVMEVPR
- a CDS encoding acyl-CoA thioesterase yields the protein MSWTTTVHPWTYDFDYLGHLTAAVYPKAFEQARMEYLRDRWRTRAPAYVVASHRMEYLREILEEDGPLQVVMRPVRVGRSSFDLAELLLDAAGTVRNRSEATLVAWDVEARRSRPLTASERAALDADIEHASPDRLQDPTSADKQESETHDGC
- a CDS encoding biotin/lipoyl-binding carrier protein; the encoded protein is MNEIAADCAATVWKVVAAPGDQVREGDVLLILESMKMEIPIEAEDDGVVAEIHVGEGAVVADGDLLVTMEG